Proteins found in one Pseudomonadota bacterium genomic segment:
- a CDS encoding sterol desaturase family protein, with protein sequence MSIQDTAGAAGQQRRGGFASQWHYRPDVPIQVSPLFAWPLEPLKIARWIWGSWFVITERSILVVVALLSWFYFQPPLSVTRDLAPGWIAEIYLRNLVLMIIVAGGLHLFFHTFRRQGDRLRYDARDLTGNKRGFTLGSQLRDNMFWTLTSGVAVWTAYEVLMFWAMANGYAPLLLWDDSPVWFVVLFFLTPIWISFHFYWVHRWLHWPPLYKRAHALHHRNVNVGPWSGLSMHPIEHVIFFSSILIHFVVAAHPIHILFHMQHQALTAATSHTGFEGLTVKDKNRLALGTFHHQMHHRYFRCNYGNLEMPWDKWFGSFHDGTEAAHDRMKQGWRKDTGKA encoded by the coding sequence ATGAGCATCCAGGACACCGCCGGAGCCGCCGGCCAACAACGCCGCGGCGGGTTCGCCAGTCAGTGGCATTACCGCCCCGACGTGCCGATCCAGGTCTCGCCCCTGTTCGCCTGGCCGCTGGAACCCCTGAAGATCGCGCGCTGGATCTGGGGCTCCTGGTTTGTCATCACCGAACGGTCGATCCTGGTCGTTGTCGCGTTGTTGTCCTGGTTCTATTTTCAGCCGCCGCTCTCGGTCACGCGCGACCTGGCGCCCGGTTGGATCGCCGAGATCTATCTGCGCAACCTCGTCCTCATGATCATCGTCGCCGGCGGCCTCCACCTCTTTTTCCATACGTTCCGTCGCCAGGGCGATCGGCTGCGTTATGACGCCAGGGATCTCACCGGAAACAAACGCGGCTTCACGCTGGGTAGTCAGTTGCGCGACAACATGTTCTGGACGCTGACCAGCGGTGTCGCCGTTTGGACCGCCTACGAAGTCCTGATGTTCTGGGCGATGGCGAACGGCTATGCGCCGCTTTTGCTATGGGACGACAGTCCGGTCTGGTTCGTCGTCCTGTTCTTCCTGACGCCGATCTGGATTTCGTTTCATTTCTACTGGGTGCATCGCTGGCTGCACTGGCCACCGCTCTACAAGCGCGCCCATGCGTTGCACCACCGCAACGTCAATGTCGGCCCGTGGTCGGGTCTATCGATGCATCCGATCGAGCACGTGATTTTCTTTTCCTCGATCCTCATCCATTTCGTTGTTGCCGCGCATCCCATCCACATCCTGTTCCACATGCAGCATCAGGCCCTGACCGCGGCGACGTCCCATACCGGCTTCGAAGGCCTCACGGTCAAGGACAAGAACCGCCTGGCGCTCGGCACGTTCCACCATCAGATGCACCACCGGTACTTCCGCTGCAATTACGGCAACTTGGAAATGCCTTGGGACAAATGGTTTGGCTCGTTCCACGACGGCACCGAAGCCGCGCACGATCGCATGAAACAAGGCTGGCGTAAGGATACAGGCAAGGCGTGA
- a CDS encoding metallophosphoesterase, with protein MRVQNGHDDPLFSFAIVADTHLTEEENLSFEGSDASGNRLADLYDDLVARVNAMEPAFVVHLGDITDPVPVSSAFVDSAQAFHKASDSFSMPYHLVPGNHDIGEKLHPALPNIDANVSITKRAIDQYEQHFGRQRYSFEHEGCLFLVINTMLINSDLEEEQDQWDWLEATLSANAGKRTFVFAHYPLYLSARDEPGFYDNIDEPGRSQLIELLGRYRVEGYYAGHVHNFFYNHLNGMHQFVLPSTGIIRADYMEFFRTMPTRDMGSFDPSKIGFFWVDVFADGHVPHLIRASDDHPCRTHSWRDSASSVTVDLRIPWCDEVDIPTPWGLEIFERKHVRNDYPLAALWEMGIRDLRIPISDLLDPRVSERVKLLSSLGHHFTVVMFGPPNEERRAALAAHAADIRAIEVVAVFDQWPALAGPLRDLRQSSGFEVYLHAVRPEVEGWTTHHGMHADLADEVAWVLSQADLVDAVDGFVFGIRRDTPPLDGCLAVQRCLADTTYKALLHVPCVGMFWTMASNDDVGQNDELARVAEAILMARAMPELAIVIDNFIELDRGYCSCWGLIDRLCNPKIGSRVVRALNALLPEKLQGLKSHVALGCRILSAVHDGGMVLLLPGGSLAISDEDGDSVAEEIADKRGRLIDLTTGTETGASLHEAIAERAEEKIRRSPALLLLSD; from the coding sequence ATGCGTGTGCAAAACGGACATGACGATCCGCTCTTCAGCTTCGCCATCGTCGCCGATACCCATCTGACCGAGGAGGAGAACCTCTCCTTCGAAGGCAGCGATGCATCCGGTAACAGACTGGCCGACCTCTATGACGATCTGGTCGCACGCGTTAATGCCATGGAGCCGGCGTTTGTCGTTCATCTGGGCGACATAACCGATCCCGTGCCCGTGTCGTCGGCGTTTGTCGATTCGGCCCAGGCGTTTCACAAGGCCTCCGATTCGTTCTCCATGCCTTACCACCTGGTGCCGGGCAATCACGACATCGGCGAGAAGCTTCATCCCGCGTTGCCGAACATCGATGCCAACGTTTCCATCACGAAGCGCGCCATCGATCAGTACGAGCAGCACTTCGGTCGGCAACGCTACAGTTTTGAGCATGAGGGCTGCTTGTTCCTTGTGATCAACACCATGTTGATCAATTCGGATTTGGAGGAGGAACAAGACCAATGGGATTGGCTGGAAGCGACGCTGTCGGCCAATGCCGGTAAGCGGACGTTCGTCTTCGCCCACTACCCGCTCTATCTGTCCGCAAGGGACGAGCCGGGCTTCTATGACAACATTGACGAGCCCGGGCGTTCACAGCTTATCGAACTGTTGGGGCGCTACCGGGTCGAAGGTTACTACGCCGGGCACGTTCATAATTTCTTCTATAACCACCTGAACGGCATGCACCAGTTCGTGCTGCCGTCGACGGGTATTATCCGCGCCGACTACATGGAGTTCTTCCGCACCATGCCGACGCGCGATATGGGCAGCTTCGATCCGTCGAAGATCGGGTTCTTCTGGGTCGACGTGTTCGCGGACGGCCATGTGCCGCATCTGATTCGCGCCAGCGACGATCACCCCTGCCGCACGCATTCGTGGCGCGATAGCGCGTCATCGGTCACCGTGGATCTGCGGATTCCGTGGTGCGATGAAGTGGATATCCCGACGCCTTGGGGGCTGGAAATCTTCGAACGCAAACACGTGCGTAACGACTACCCGCTCGCCGCTCTTTGGGAGATGGGTATCAGGGACCTGAGGATCCCAATTTCCGACCTTTTGGACCCGCGGGTGTCTGAGCGGGTTAAACTGCTGTCATCGCTTGGCCACCACTTCACCGTTGTTATGTTCGGGCCGCCGAACGAGGAACGCCGCGCCGCACTCGCCGCACACGCGGCGGACATCAGGGCCATCGAGGTGGTCGCCGTGTTCGATCAGTGGCCGGCTTTGGCCGGGCCGCTAAGGGACCTGCGTCAATCATCGGGCTTTGAGGTCTACCTGCACGCTGTTCGCCCGGAAGTCGAAGGCTGGACCACCCATCACGGCATGCACGCGGACTTGGCCGACGAGGTGGCGTGGGTGTTGAGCCAAGCCGACCTGGTCGACGCGGTGGACGGGTTCGTCTTCGGCATCAGGCGCGATACGCCGCCGTTGGACGGTTGCCTGGCGGTGCAGCGGTGCCTTGCCGATACAACATACAAGGCTCTGTTGCATGTGCCTTGCGTTGGCATGTTCTGGACCATGGCGTCCAACGATGACGTCGGACAGAACGACGAGCTCGCCCGTGTGGCCGAGGCGATCTTGATGGCGCGCGCTATGCCTGAGCTTGCGATCGTCATCGACAACTTCATCGAGTTGGATCGTGGGTACTGTAGCTGCTGGGGTCTGATCGACAGGCTGTGTAACCCGAAGATCGGCAGTCGGGTCGTCAGGGCCTTGAATGCGCTGCTGCCTGAGAAGCTCCAGGGTCTCAAGAGCCATGTTGCCCTGGGTTGCCGCATCCTCTCCGCGGTGCACGACGGAGGCATGGTTCTGTTGCTGCCTGGAGGCAGCCTGGCGATATCGGACGAGGACGGGGATAGCGTCGCGGAAGAAATCGCCGATAAACGCGGCCGTTTGATCGATCTGACGACAGGAACTGAGACCGGCGCAAGCCTTCACGAGGCAATTGCCGAACGGGCCGAGGAAAAGATCAGGCGTTCACCAGCCCTGCTGCTTCTCAGCGATTGA
- a CDS encoding LysR family transcriptional regulator — MRLSIKALSYFLTAAERGSIARAAEELHVVPSAIASAIEQVEQEFGLKLLQRYPAKGIRPTAAGIELMRKIRHLLDEYRNLMLEGAELRTALSGRLSVGYYAPVAPAFMPSIVGPLVRDNPDVRINFVECDNEGAQAGLLNGAFDVIVFVAENVRPGIEWEALIEAPPYVLVPGKHRLAKRPFLAFDDLDQVPLVLLDLPFTSEYCRALLEAHGLEATFVATASTTEMVRSLVGAGVGCALLNMRPSTDISYAGDKIKALPLRTQAKPLKLVLGQQSGKPRRLVEAFADACRAYFARAEAGELIVPAKS; from the coding sequence ATGCGCCTGTCGATCAAGGCACTGTCCTATTTCTTGACGGCCGCGGAACGCGGTTCGATCGCGCGGGCCGCCGAAGAGCTGCATGTCGTACCGTCGGCGATCGCAAGCGCCATCGAGCAGGTCGAGCAGGAGTTTGGTCTGAAACTCTTGCAGCGCTATCCCGCCAAAGGCATCAGGCCGACAGCGGCGGGTATCGAACTAATGCGCAAGATCCGCCATTTGCTGGACGAGTATCGAAACCTGATGCTTGAAGGCGCCGAACTACGCACGGCACTCTCGGGCCGCTTGTCGGTCGGATACTACGCACCGGTCGCGCCCGCGTTCATGCCGTCGATTGTTGGACCGCTCGTTCGTGACAACCCCGACGTTCGCATCAACTTTGTCGAGTGCGATAACGAAGGCGCGCAGGCCGGCCTGTTGAACGGTGCGTTTGATGTGATTGTCTTCGTCGCTGAGAACGTTCGGCCGGGCATCGAATGGGAAGCGCTGATCGAAGCGCCGCCCTACGTACTCGTGCCCGGCAAGCATCGTTTGGCCAAGCGTCCATTTCTTGCCTTCGACGATCTGGATCAAGTCCCGCTGGTGTTGCTCGACCTACCGTTCACCAGCGAATACTGCCGCGCGTTGCTCGAGGCTCACGGGTTGGAGGCCACCTTTGTCGCCACGGCATCGACGACGGAAATGGTCAGGAGCCTGGTCGGCGCTGGCGTCGGGTGCGCGCTCCTGAACATGCGACCGTCGACGGACATCAGCTACGCCGGCGATAAGATCAAGGCGCTACCCCTCAGAACGCAGGCGAAACCGCTCAAACTGGTCCTGGGTCAGCAAAGCGGAAAGCCGCGCCGCCTGGTCGAGGCCTTTGCTGATGCCTGCCGCGCCTATTTCGCGCGTGCCGAGGCGGGTGAATTGATCGTGCCGGCAAAATCCTGA
- a CDS encoding class I SAM-dependent methyltransferase, giving the protein MKDIAMTVIDHPATPMKPSAKFWDRHAKGYAKRPVANQAAYEEKLRVTRAYFDPTMEVLEFGCGTGSTALAHAPFVKHILATDISAKMLEIAEEKARSGAIENVTFQRVEFDDITAPADGFDAILGMSILHLLDERNPAIAKVYEMLKPGGIFVSSTACLGDTMKWFKIIAPVGRFFGLIPLVRIFTEQALIDSITGAGFRIEHQWRPEESVGVFILAKKPG; this is encoded by the coding sequence ATGAAAGACATCGCCATGACCGTCATCGACCATCCGGCAACGCCCATGAAACCGTCAGCAAAGTTCTGGGACCGGCACGCCAAGGGCTATGCCAAACGTCCCGTCGCCAACCAGGCGGCCTACGAAGAAAAACTCCGCGTGACGCGGGCGTACTTCGATCCCACCATGGAGGTTCTGGAGTTCGGCTGCGGCACCGGGTCGACGGCGCTTGCCCATGCTCCCTTCGTAAAACACATCCTGGCGACCGACATTTCGGCGAAGATGCTGGAGATCGCCGAGGAGAAGGCCCGTTCCGGGGCTATCGAGAACGTGACCTTTCAGCGCGTCGAGTTCGACGACATCACGGCGCCGGCGGATGGCTTCGATGCTATCCTGGGCATGAGCATTCTGCACCTGCTCGACGAGCGCAATCCGGCGATTGCGAAGGTCTACGAGATGCTCAAACCCGGTGGCATCTTCGTTTCCAGCACCGCATGCCTGGGCGACACCATGAAGTGGTTCAAGATCATCGCGCCGGTCGGCCGGTTCTTCGGCCTTATCCCGCTCGTCAGGATTTTCACCGAACAGGCGCTCATCGACAGCATCACCGGTGCCGGCTTCCGAATCGAACATCAGTGGCGGCCGGAAGAAAGCGTCGGCGTCTTTATCTTGGCGAAGAAGCCCGGCTGA
- a CDS encoding CmcJ/NvfI family oxidoreductase, which translates to MTSSVDTTNGTRGALTYVAPVVKSSLYRTGDVLTRRDKDGSDAGTEGLLIEERDVAIHDARQLDDSERRTIDTHGFEIINRPLSDPGLDFYDHRQIVSAYYADCEAIIRHETGARGVFAFDHNVRSASGKESKRRTAGGQSVQNPIHMVHGDYTLTSAPQRLRDLAQTPSANDTLRTVLADGETLLDPAQVENAVEGGGRYAIINLWRSIAPEPVAIHPLALCDGQTVAPDDLVVFEIHYHDRIGENYFAKPAGQHGWWYYPAANRDEAVLIKQWDSAGELARSGGAHADASVGNGTAPCTFSFHTAFKDPASPPDAPDRQSIEVRCVVLYD; encoded by the coding sequence ATGACATCCAGCGTGGACACGACCAACGGCACACGCGGCGCCCTCACTTATGTGGCGCCGGTTGTCAAATCATCGCTTTACCGTACCGGTGACGTGCTGACCCGCCGCGACAAGGACGGCAGCGATGCCGGCACCGAAGGCCTGCTGATCGAGGAACGGGACGTCGCCATCCACGATGCGCGACAACTGGATGATAGCGAACGCCGGACCATCGATACCCATGGCTTCGAGATCATCAACCGGCCGCTCAGTGATCCCGGCCTCGACTTCTATGATCACAGACAGATCGTGTCGGCCTATTACGCGGATTGCGAGGCGATCATTCGCCACGAGACCGGAGCCCGAGGCGTCTTCGCCTTCGACCACAACGTGCGCTCGGCGAGCGGTAAGGAAAGCAAGAGACGGACCGCCGGCGGCCAGTCGGTGCAGAACCCCATACACATGGTGCATGGCGACTATACGCTGACCAGCGCACCCCAGCGCCTGCGTGACCTGGCCCAGACTCCGAGCGCCAACGACACCTTGCGCACCGTCTTGGCGGACGGCGAGACACTTCTCGATCCGGCCCAGGTGGAAAACGCGGTGGAGGGCGGCGGACGCTACGCGATTATCAATTTATGGCGCAGCATCGCGCCTGAACCCGTTGCGATCCATCCACTGGCGCTGTGCGACGGCCAGACGGTCGCGCCCGACGATCTCGTCGTCTTCGAGATCCACTATCACGACCGCATTGGCGAGAACTACTTTGCCAAACCCGCGGGCCAACACGGATGGTGGTACTACCCGGCGGCCAACCGCGACGAGGCGGTGCTGATCAAACAGTGGGACTCTGCGGGCGAACTCGCCCGTTCCGGCGGTGCCCACGCCGATGCCAGTGTTGGAAACGGTACGGCGCCGTGCACGTTCAGCTTCCATACGGCGTTCAAGGATCCGGCGTCACCGCCCGACGCGCCGGATCGCCAAAGCATCGAGGTGCGCTGCGTGGTGCTCTACGACTGA
- a CDS encoding creatininase family protein, translating to MHISQMNWSQVEEYLEGDDRAVLPIGSTEQHAGLSLSVDSILSERVAVEAAEPLGVPVFPVVSYGLTPYFMAYPGTVTLKRDTYDRLIRDILESLAASGFRRVLIVNGHGGNQPARATAKKWVADHPEIQIRFHNWWNAPQTKAKVLAIDPVATHASWMENFPWTRLDGIENPAEAKPPVDISDQDERNPQVLRQKLGDGNFGGFYQRSDDDMLAIWAVAVEETRALIDSPWS from the coding sequence TTGCACATCAGCCAGATGAACTGGAGCCAGGTTGAAGAATACCTGGAGGGCGACGACCGTGCCGTGCTGCCGATCGGCAGCACCGAACAGCACGCCGGGCTCAGCCTGTCGGTCGACAGCATCCTGAGCGAACGGGTTGCCGTCGAAGCCGCGGAGCCCCTTGGCGTGCCCGTGTTTCCCGTCGTGTCGTATGGCCTGACACCCTATTTCATGGCCTATCCAGGCACCGTCACCCTTAAGCGCGACACCTATGACCGATTAATCCGAGATATCCTGGAGAGCCTGGCCGCAAGCGGTTTCCGGCGGGTTCTGATCGTGAACGGCCATGGCGGCAATCAGCCTGCCCGCGCCACGGCGAAGAAATGGGTGGCTGACCATCCGGAAATCCAGATCCGCTTTCACAACTGGTGGAACGCGCCGCAGACGAAAGCCAAGGTGTTGGCGATCGATCCGGTGGCGACCCATGCTTCGTGGATGGAGAACTTTCCGTGGACTCGGCTTGACGGCATCGAAAACCCTGCGGAGGCCAAACCGCCTGTCGACATCAGCGATCAAGACGAACGCAACCCGCAGGTCCTGCGTCAGAAGCTGGGCGACGGCAACTTCGGTGGCTTCTACCAGCGCTCCGACGACGACATGCTGGCCATATGGGCGGTTGCTGTTGAAGAGACGCGCGCGCTGATTGATAGTCCGTGGTCATGA
- a CDS encoding LysR family transcriptional regulator, translated as MDWRAVKFDWNRARAFLVTAEEGSLSAAARALGMTQPTLGRQVAALEAELGVVLFERVGRGLTLTLSGLELVEHVRAMGDAANRVSLTASGQSQSIEGTVSITATEVTSAYLLPPILAKLRAKEPGIAIEVVASNSISDLRRREADIAIRSVRPTDSDLIAKRLNDGIVRLYANADYLARIGPLDGPDDMAKATFIGFHENDRYMEALNDRGMALTTKAFALSSTSHLVHWELVKQGLGIGVMIEQVGDAEPLVRRAATWLDPFVIDVWLVAHRELNTSRRIRLVFDWLAEELITG; from the coding sequence ATGGATTGGCGGGCGGTCAAGTTTGACTGGAATCGCGCGCGGGCCTTCCTGGTAACGGCAGAAGAGGGCTCGCTCTCGGCCGCCGCGCGCGCCCTCGGCATGACGCAGCCGACCCTGGGGCGCCAGGTCGCCGCATTGGAGGCGGAGCTTGGCGTCGTCCTCTTTGAACGTGTCGGTCGTGGGCTGACCTTGACACTGAGCGGGCTGGAGCTGGTCGAGCATGTCCGCGCCATGGGCGATGCGGCCAATAGGGTATCGCTGACCGCCTCGGGCCAGTCTCAATCGATCGAAGGTACGGTGTCGATTACGGCGACGGAGGTCACGTCCGCCTACCTCTTGCCGCCGATCCTGGCGAAGCTGCGCGCGAAAGAACCCGGCATCGCGATCGAGGTGGTGGCTTCGAACAGCATCAGCGACTTGCGCCGCCGCGAAGCCGACATCGCGATACGCAGTGTCCGGCCGACCGACTCCGATCTGATCGCCAAGCGTCTCAACGATGGCATCGTCCGTCTTTACGCAAACGCCGACTACCTCGCCAGGATCGGTCCGCTTGATGGGCCGGACGACATGGCGAAGGCAACATTCATCGGCTTTCACGAGAACGACCGCTACATGGAAGCCTTGAATGACCGCGGCATGGCTCTGACCACCAAGGCCTTCGCGCTCTCATCGACCAGCCATCTCGTGCATTGGGAGCTGGTCAAGCAAGGCCTGGGCATCGGCGTCATGATTGAGCAGGTCGGCGATGCCGAGCCCCTGGTGCGCCGCGCGGCTACCTGGCTTGATCCGTTTGTCATTGATGTCTGGCTGGTTGCCCACCGCGAACTCAACACCAGCCGCCGTATTCGCCTGGTGTTCGATTGGCTGGCCGAGGAACTAATCACCGGCTAG
- a CDS encoding M24 family metallopeptidase codes for MKPPFSRAEYRRRVDNTRRHMREAGVDVLMVSDPANMNYLTGYDGWSFFVHQMVALGLEDDEPIWFGRPMDANGARVTTFLKDESIFEYPDHYVQSDRFHPMEVLAEIAKEKGWARARIGVEKEAYYFTVRAMEVLERHLPKATFQDATGLVNWVRLVKSKNEIAYMTQAARIAEKVMRTGINAVKPGVRQCDAAAEIWRAMVKGTPQFGGDYPGLPPVLPSGGAIAAPHLTWSDETFKKGEGTVLELAGVRFHYHCPITRTVFLGPLPKKVTETAAVVLEGMQAAFDAMRPGVTGHDVEAAWRSVVSRHGITKESRIGYSTGLGYPPDWGEHTVSLRPNDRSVLRENATLHVIPAVTVDDWAVDISECVRVTKRGAVPFCDFPRKLFVKR; via the coding sequence ATGAAGCCGCCGTTTTCCAGAGCCGAGTATCGGCGCCGTGTCGACAACACCAGACGACACATGCGTGAAGCCGGTGTCGATGTGCTGATGGTCTCCGACCCCGCCAATATGAACTACTTGACCGGTTATGACGGTTGGTCCTTCTTCGTTCACCAGATGGTTGCCCTGGGTCTGGAGGATGATGAGCCCATCTGGTTCGGCCGCCCGATGGACGCCAACGGCGCGCGGGTGACCACATTCCTGAAGGACGAAAGCATCTTCGAGTATCCCGATCACTACGTGCAGTCGGACCGATTCCACCCGATGGAGGTTCTGGCCGAGATTGCGAAAGAAAAGGGATGGGCCCGTGCGCGTATCGGTGTCGAGAAGGAGGCCTATTACTTCACGGTCAGGGCGATGGAGGTGTTGGAGCGTCACCTTCCAAAGGCAACGTTCCAGGATGCGACCGGGTTGGTCAACTGGGTGCGTCTGGTGAAATCGAAGAACGAGATAGCGTACATGACGCAGGCCGCGAGGATCGCGGAGAAGGTCATGCGTACTGGCATCAACGCGGTCAAACCAGGTGTCAGACAGTGTGACGCGGCGGCGGAGATCTGGCGGGCGATGGTCAAGGGCACCCCGCAGTTTGGCGGCGATTATCCGGGGTTGCCGCCGGTCCTGCCGTCAGGCGGGGCCATCGCGGCGCCACACCTGACGTGGAGCGATGAGACGTTCAAGAAAGGCGAGGGAACCGTGCTCGAACTGGCGGGCGTTCGGTTTCATTATCACTGTCCGATAACGCGCACCGTGTTTCTGGGGCCGCTGCCAAAAAAGGTTACCGAAACGGCCGCGGTCGTGCTGGAAGGTATGCAGGCGGCTTTTGACGCCATGAGACCAGGGGTCACCGGTCATGACGTGGAGGCTGCTTGGCGAAGCGTGGTTTCACGTCACGGCATAACCAAGGAATCGCGCATCGGCTACTCGACCGGTCTCGGCTATCCGCCGGATTGGGGAGAGCACACGGTCAGTCTTCGCCCAAACGACCGGTCAGTGCTGAGAGAGAACGCGACACTTCATGTCATTCCCGCCGTAACGGTGGATGACTGGGCGGTCGACATCAGCGAGTGTGTTCGGGTCACGAAGCGCGGGGCCGTCCCGTTCTGCGATTTCCCGCGCAAGCTCTTCGTCAAGCGCTAG
- the yghU gene encoding glutathione-dependent disulfide-bond oxidoreductase — protein sequence MSESSSYTPPKVWKWEADSGGTWASINRPIAGATHDKELPVGDHPLQLYSLATPNGVKVTIMLEELLALGETGAEYNAFLIEIGDSHQFGSGFVEINPNSKIPALVDRSTTPPTRVFESGAILVYLAEKFGAFLPEEPAERAECFSWLFWQMGSAPYLGGGFGHFYAYAPVKIEYAIDRFTMETKRLLHVLDQNLEERRFVCGDHYTIADMANYPWYGGLVLNDSYEASEFIDAASYKNVIRWAEEIEARPAVKRGRKVNRTWGPEEHQAPERHAASDLD from the coding sequence ATGTCCGAATCATCGTCTTATACACCACCGAAAGTCTGGAAGTGGGAAGCCGATAGCGGCGGCACCTGGGCCAGTATCAACCGGCCGATCGCCGGCGCGACCCATGATAAGGAACTGCCGGTTGGCGACCATCCGCTTCAGCTTTATTCGCTCGCCACGCCCAACGGCGTCAAGGTGACGATCATGCTGGAGGAGCTACTGGCGCTCGGCGAGACCGGCGCCGAGTACAACGCCTTTCTGATCGAGATCGGCGACAGCCACCAGTTCGGCAGCGGCTTTGTTGAGATCAATCCCAATTCCAAGATCCCTGCCTTGGTCGACCGCAGCACGACGCCGCCGACCCGCGTCTTCGAATCCGGCGCGATCCTGGTCTACCTGGCCGAGAAGTTCGGCGCGTTCTTGCCCGAAGAGCCTGCCGAGCGGGCGGAGTGTTTCTCGTGGCTGTTCTGGCAGATGGGCAGCGCGCCTTATCTTGGCGGCGGCTTCGGCCACTTCTATGCCTATGCGCCGGTGAAAATCGAGTACGCCATCGATCGCTTCACCATGGAAACCAAGCGCTTGCTTCACGTGCTCGACCAGAATCTGGAGGAGCGGCGTTTCGTGTGCGGCGACCACTACACCATTGCCGACATGGCGAACTACCCGTGGTACGGCGGCCTTGTGCTGAACGATTCCTACGAGGCGTCGGAGTTCATCGACGCCGCGTCCTACAAGAACGTCATCCGGTGGGCAGAGGAGATCGAGGCACGCCCGGCGGTAAAGCGCGGCCGCAAGGTCAACCGGACCTGGGGCCCGGAAGAGCACCAGGCGCCCGAACGCCACGCAGCGAGCGATCTGGACTAG